From the genome of Dehalococcoidia bacterium, one region includes:
- a CDS encoding DNA ligase, translated as MPSLPRDLAPMLPARGEEPFDSEQHIFEVRWGGIRALAFIEQARLTLLSQSGRDITAWFPELAPIAGQVRRDGAVLDGEIVPLGADGEPDLALLSARLAGAPPEDGSAFCLYQAYDLLYSGGLPLMARPLLQRKEALAGVLSGPGPAVAVDYVHDEGVALFEAAAERRLPGVVAKAKASTYKPGERSRDWIEVPLYESGWFVIGGYVLGIGKEDPVAGLLLGEPALPGRLRHVATVQGGIPGSLLERALSALTTETSPFLAVPPLMRLVYWLRPELVCEVRYARREADGRLRFPVFVTMRPDLTPKDIWRDARDSAGRRP; from the coding sequence ATGCCCTCACTTCCCAGAGACCTGGCGCCAATGCTCCCGGCGAGGGGCGAGGAGCCCTTCGACTCCGAGCAGCACATCTTCGAGGTGCGCTGGGGCGGCATTCGCGCCCTGGCGTTTATCGAGCAGGCGCGCCTCACGCTCCTGTCCCAGTCGGGGCGAGACATTACGGCCTGGTTCCCTGAGCTGGCCCCGATAGCGGGGCAGGTCAGGCGCGACGGCGCCGTCCTCGACGGCGAGATCGTGCCTCTGGGCGCTGACGGCGAGCCCGACCTCGCCCTGCTGTCCGCCAGGCTCGCGGGCGCGCCGCCGGAGGACGGAAGCGCGTTCTGTCTCTACCAGGCATACGACCTCCTCTACAGCGGCGGGCTCCCCCTCATGGCCAGGCCGCTCTTGCAGCGCAAGGAGGCCCTGGCTGGCGTACTCAGCGGCCCGGGGCCGGCAGTGGCGGTCGACTACGTGCACGACGAAGGCGTCGCGCTCTTCGAGGCGGCGGCGGAGCGCCGCCTTCCCGGCGTCGTCGCCAAGGCGAAGGCCTCCACTTACAAGCCGGGCGAACGAAGCAGAGACTGGATCGAGGTGCCGCTGTATGAATCCGGCTGGTTCGTGATCGGCGGTTACGTGCTCGGAATCGGGAAGGAAGACCCGGTCGCCGGACTCCTGCTCGGAGAGCCCGCGCTGCCCGGACGCCTGCGGCACGTGGCGACGGTCCAGGGCGGCATACCCGGCTCACTACTGGAGCGCGCCTTGTCCGCGCTGACCACGGAGACATCGCCCTTCCTTGCCGTGCCGCCTTTGATGCGCCTCGTCTACTGGCTGCGTCCCGAGCTCGTCTGCGAGGTCCGGTACGCCCGCCGGGAAGCGGACGGCCGCCTCCGGTTCCCCGTCTTCGTGACGATGCGGCCAGACCTTACTCCGAAGGACATCTGGCGCGACGCCCGGGACTCGGCGGGACGGAGGCCCTAG
- a CDS encoding malate synthase A — EHSAGLNAGRWDYIFSVIKKFRSRSDMLTPDRARVTMTVPFMRAYTELLVKTCHQRGAHAIGGMAAFIPSRRDPEVNAAAIARVREDKIREANDGFDGTWVAHPDLVPIAMEVFDSVLGERPNQIDRQRPEVNVTAADLLGIAGAGGVITEAGLRANVSVAVQYLDAWLSGTGAVAINNLMEDAATAEIARSQVWQWAHRGGRLEDGREITPALVREIASQEVARLRDAGRTAGHLEEAAALFERVALSDDFVEFLTLPAYEMID; from the coding sequence GAGCACTCGGCCGGGCTGAACGCGGGGCGTTGGGACTACATCTTCAGCGTGATCAAGAAGTTCCGCTCGCGGTCGGACATGCTCACGCCGGACCGCGCCCGGGTCACGATGACAGTGCCGTTCATGCGCGCCTATACCGAGTTGCTGGTGAAGACCTGCCATCAACGTGGCGCCCACGCCATCGGCGGGATGGCCGCGTTCATCCCCAGCCGCCGCGACCCCGAGGTCAACGCCGCCGCCATCGCCCGCGTCCGTGAGGACAAGATACGGGAGGCCAATGACGGCTTCGACGGAACCTGGGTCGCACACCCCGACCTCGTGCCGATAGCCATGGAGGTCTTCGATTCCGTCCTCGGCGAGCGGCCGAACCAGATCGACCGCCAGCGTCCAGAGGTCAACGTGACTGCCGCCGACCTCCTCGGCATTGCCGGCGCCGGCGGTGTGATTACAGAGGCGGGGTTGCGCGCGAATGTCAGCGTCGCGGTCCAGTACCTCGATGCCTGGCTCTCGGGTACAGGGGCGGTGGCGATCAACAACCTCATGGAGGACGCGGCTACGGCCGAGATCGCCCGCTCGCAGGTCTGGCAATGGGCGCACCGAGGCGGACGCCTGGAAGACGGCCGCGAGATCACGCCCGCCCTCGTGCGCGAGATCGCATCGCAAGAGGTGGCCAGGCTGCGGGATGCCGGGAGGACGGCGGGCCACCTCGAAGAGGCTGCGGCCCTGTTCGAAAGAGTCGCCCTGAGCGACGACTTCGTCGAGTTCCTGACGTTGCCGGCCTACGAGATGATCGACTGA
- a CDS encoding thiolase family protein: MRLRNVVIVDGVRSPFARGGRGKLVATRLDDVGATIIRALLERNPKVKPSMIEDVGLGNVAQSGEFIGLGHVARLAGLPMEVSAFNTNRQCGSSMETLQRLASGIAVGALDCGIALGIERMGRTLGGGGGPRPNLNRVTQPKRLELTKEQRDMSPDHSKYFSVPFPDYILDSPPLQSMLQTAQNVAEVYNISRAELDEFAVRSHKKYGEAYQKGVYKDEIIPLEVEEPVYDDEGNWVPDSKGKMITFDIDEGYRPGTNFEALQNLKPVQGYVSFGNKELVITAGNSCPTNDGVSAALLMAEEKAIELGLEPLARIVGMGVAGVKPQLMGIGPIPATHKALQHAGITADDLDRVEFNEAFASQVIATLRDLKIPEEKVNVNGGSLAIGHPMGATGARLVTTVSKELRRSGKRYGLATQCIGAGMGISTIVEALY; encoded by the coding sequence ATGCGACTGAGGAACGTAGTGATCGTAGACGGCGTTCGCTCTCCGTTTGCCCGCGGCGGCAGGGGCAAGCTTGTCGCCACCAGGCTGGACGACGTCGGTGCGACCATCATCCGGGCGCTGCTGGAGCGCAACCCCAAGGTCAAGCCGAGCATGATCGAGGATGTTGGCCTCGGTAACGTGGCTCAGTCGGGCGAGTTCATAGGCCTGGGCCACGTGGCGCGCCTGGCCGGCCTGCCGATGGAGGTCTCGGCCTTCAACACGAACCGCCAGTGCGGTTCCAGCATGGAGACGCTGCAGCGCCTCGCCTCCGGCATCGCGGTGGGTGCTCTCGACTGCGGTATCGCTCTCGGCATCGAGCGCATGGGCCGGACTCTTGGTGGCGGCGGCGGACCGCGCCCGAACCTGAACCGCGTCACCCAGCCCAAGCGGCTGGAGCTGACCAAAGAGCAGCGGGACATGTCCCCTGACCACAGCAAGTACTTCTCCGTACCGTTCCCCGACTACATCCTCGACTCGCCGCCGTTGCAGTCGATGCTCCAGACCGCCCAGAACGTGGCCGAGGTCTATAACATCAGCCGCGCGGAGCTGGATGAGTTCGCGGTTCGGAGCCACAAGAAGTACGGCGAGGCTTACCAGAAGGGCGTCTACAAGGACGAGATCATCCCCCTCGAGGTCGAGGAGCCGGTCTACGACGACGAGGGCAACTGGGTGCCGGACTCGAAGGGCAAGATGATCACCTTCGACATCGATGAGGGCTACCGGCCGGGCACGAACTTCGAGGCCCTGCAGAACCTGAAGCCGGTCCAGGGCTACGTGAGCTTCGGGAACAAGGAGCTCGTGATCACGGCCGGCAACTCCTGCCCGACGAACGACGGCGTCTCGGCCGCCCTCCTGATGGCAGAAGAGAAGGCCATCGAGCTGGGCCTCGAGCCTCTGGCACGGATCGTCGGCATGGGGGTCGCGGGTGTGAAGCCGCAGCTCATGGGCATTGGCCCGATCCCGGCGACGCACAAGGCCCTGCAGCACGCCGGCATCACCGCTGATGACCTCGACCGCGTCGAGTTCAACGAGGCCTTCGCCTCACAGGTTATCGCCACGCTGCGGGACCTCAAGATTCCGGAAGAGAAGGTCAACGTCAACGGCGGCTCGCTCGCCATCGGCCACCCGATGGGTGCGACCGGCGCTCGCCTGGTGACCACGGTCTCGAAGGAGCTGCGCCGCAGCGGCAAGCGGTACGGCCTGGCGACTCAGTGCATCGGCGCTGGCATGGGCATTTCGACCATCGTCGAGGCGCTGTACTAA
- a CDS encoding DUF983 domain-containing protein: MKVKHEVRLGAMLAGRCPRCGRGPIFHPLLSTKALSMYRACPVCGLDYEPEAGYFIGAMYASYAFGVAVVVPVALALVLLFDASIALTLGIALALTLVLAPFEYRAARVLWLHIDQAVAPR; the protein is encoded by the coding sequence ATGAAGGTCAAGCACGAGGTTCGACTGGGCGCCATGCTGGCCGGGCGCTGCCCGCGCTGCGGGCGGGGGCCGATCTTTCACCCGCTACTGAGCACGAAGGCGCTCTCGATGTACCGCGCCTGCCCCGTGTGCGGCCTCGATTACGAGCCGGAGGCCGGTTACTTCATCGGCGCCATGTACGCGAGCTACGCCTTCGGAGTGGCGGTCGTCGTCCCCGTGGCCCTGGCGCTGGTACTGCTCTTCGATGCCTCCATCGCCCTGACGCTCGGCATCGCCCTGGCGCTGACGCTGGTGCTGGCGCCGTTCGAATATCGCGCGGCCCGAGTGCTCTGGCTTCACATCGACCAGGCGGTCGCGCCGCGGTAG
- a CDS encoding biotin/lipoyl-containing protein, translated as MKLGDREVEAEVESDGEGLRVNLGDGWRSLGLKRLGSTPRFALMIDGRTVDVLAKESPGRIEVLIGGVTYVVSTARPRKGRVAAAAEDEDDAHFENGVWSLRSPQTGSVVDIRVSVGASVEPGTVLMVVEAMKMQNELRSRVAGTVSSIKVERGQRVETGAVLLEVAAPTG; from the coding sequence TTGAAGCTCGGGGACCGGGAGGTCGAGGCCGAAGTCGAATCTGACGGCGAAGGACTCCGCGTCAACCTCGGCGATGGTTGGCGCTCGCTGGGGCTCAAGCGGCTGGGCTCGACTCCGCGGTTCGCCCTCATGATCGATGGCCGAACTGTCGACGTCCTGGCGAAGGAGTCCCCCGGCCGCATCGAGGTGCTCATCGGGGGCGTGACCTACGTGGTGAGCACGGCCCGCCCGCGCAAGGGACGCGTCGCGGCGGCGGCAGAGGATGAGGATGACGCGCACTTCGAGAACGGCGTCTGGAGCCTGCGCTCGCCCCAGACCGGCAGCGTAGTTGATATCCGCGTAAGCGTAGGGGCAAGCGTCGAACCGGGCACCGTGCTCATGGTGGTAGAGGCGATGAAGATGCAGAATGAGCTACGCAGCCGCGTGGCCGGCACCGTATCCTCTATCAAGGTGGAGCGCGGCCAGCGGGTGGAGACCGGGGCTGTGCTCCTCGAGGTCGCTGCGCCAACCGGCTAA
- a CDS encoding alkaline phosphatase family protein, whose product MDAPYRRLIFVMIDGARFDVLDELVRAGELPALAALAEKGGGVRKAVTCFPSTTGPAYIPYLMGLLPGTANVPGYRWLSRAGYGGRRGRWTRPGVASYSGIEGGSFDRDLPDRPTWFDYFADSRNIINLLTKGCPPGADMTRWVKPVVYVIGHYLHRWDLADRVAARALVAAAKQAPDFIACAFNGVDGHSHASHPRAPKVLESYRTIDRAVAEARRVLKARGLDEETLWVIGSDHGQSPTHTHVDVPRVLEDLGHAPLYYPRLWRRDAHCAEMISGNGMTQVYFRNGHGWSARMPWEEIEARQVPEAFLAVDGVDFVAGRRSDGVVVIKTASGEGHISWRGGVCSYAYEGSDPLGSGCFEGKDAEEVLRLTFEGPRPDAALQLEQLFRAERAGDMFVSAAEGYDLRARWEVPEHKSSHGALVPSQMHVPVIMSHPIAPGYMRTTDVFPTVLRLMGREPPDGIDGVVRPLWEAVAAGEN is encoded by the coding sequence ATGGACGCGCCTTATCGCCGCCTGATCTTCGTGATGATCGACGGCGCCCGCTTCGACGTCCTCGACGAGCTGGTCAGGGCGGGCGAGTTGCCGGCGCTTGCCGCCCTGGCTGAAAAAGGCGGCGGCGTGCGCAAGGCCGTCACCTGCTTTCCTTCGACCACGGGGCCAGCGTACATCCCCTACCTGATGGGCCTGCTGCCGGGCACGGCAAACGTCCCCGGCTATCGCTGGCTCTCGCGGGCGGGCTATGGCGGCCGGAGAGGACGCTGGACGCGACCCGGCGTCGCCAGCTACAGCGGCATCGAAGGTGGGAGCTTCGACCGCGACCTTCCCGACAGGCCGACCTGGTTCGATTACTTTGCCGACTCCCGCAACATCATCAACCTCCTGACCAAGGGCTGCCCGCCCGGCGCCGACATGACGCGCTGGGTAAAGCCAGTGGTCTACGTCATCGGGCACTACCTGCACCGTTGGGACCTGGCCGACCGCGTGGCGGCCCGGGCCCTGGTGGCGGCCGCGAAACAGGCGCCGGACTTCATCGCCTGCGCCTTCAACGGCGTGGACGGGCATTCGCACGCCAGCCACCCGCGCGCCCCTAAGGTGCTGGAGTCCTACCGCACGATCGACCGGGCGGTCGCGGAAGCGCGGCGGGTCCTGAAGGCGAGGGGCCTGGACGAAGAGACCCTGTGGGTCATCGGCAGCGACCACGGCCAATCGCCGACGCACACTCACGTGGACGTGCCCCGGGTCCTGGAGGACCTGGGCCACGCCCCCCTGTACTATCCGCGCCTCTGGCGCCGGGATGCCCACTGCGCCGAGATGATCTCGGGCAACGGCATGACGCAGGTCTACTTCCGGAACGGCCATGGTTGGAGCGCGCGGATGCCCTGGGAGGAGATCGAGGCGCGCCAGGTCCCCGAGGCGTTCCTGGCCGTGGACGGCGTCGACTTCGTGGCGGGCCGGCGCAGTGACGGCGTCGTGGTGATCAAGACGGCGAGTGGCGAAGGCCACATCTCCTGGCGCGGGGGTGTCTGTTCCTATGCGTACGAGGGCAGCGATCCGCTAGGTAGCGGCTGCTTCGAGGGGAAGGATGCCGAAGAGGTGTTACGCCTCACCTTCGAGGGGCCGCGGCCGGACGCCGCGCTCCAGCTGGAGCAGCTCTTCCGGGCTGAACGCGCCGGCGACATGTTCGTCAGCGCCGCGGAGGGCTACGACCTCCGGGCTCGCTGGGAAGTACCCGAGCACAAGTCCAGCCACGGGGCGCTGGTGCCCTCGCAGATGCACGTACCGGTGATCATGAGCCATCCCATCGCGCCCGGTTACATGCGGACCACGGACGTTTTCCCCACGGTGCTGCGCCTGATGGGCCGGGAACCGCCGGATGGGATCGATGGGGTCGTTCGGCCCTTGTGGGAGGCGGTAGCCGCTGGTGAGAATTGA
- a CDS encoding FliA/WhiG family RNA polymerase sigma factor, protein MDGSREEMILRNLPLVAFVVGKMTDENGSSVIDRDDAIAYGIEGLIQAVDAYDPTRGTTFASFAIRRIRGSVLDAIRKLDVLPRSLRKGARELERATLELATDLGRWPSQRELATRLGMSLEELQSLAGHSSSRVVSLERVMEEKSAEGASPWEASDPDEFADPAAAADRKAAMMLLNGAVTNLSHRDRAIVQLRYGRGMAFHEIGQLMGLSESRVCQLHKRILASLRHRLAREMDLAA, encoded by the coding sequence ATGGACGGGTCACGCGAAGAGATGATCCTCCGGAACCTGCCGCTCGTAGCGTTCGTCGTCGGCAAGATGACGGACGAGAACGGCTCCAGCGTCATAGACCGCGACGATGCCATCGCCTATGGCATAGAGGGCCTGATCCAGGCCGTGGACGCGTACGACCCAACGCGCGGGACCACCTTCGCCAGCTTCGCCATCCGCCGCATCCGGGGCAGCGTGCTCGACGCCATCCGCAAGCTAGACGTCTTGCCGCGATCCCTCCGGAAGGGCGCCCGCGAACTGGAACGGGCGACGCTCGAGCTCGCGACAGACCTCGGACGCTGGCCCTCGCAACGAGAGCTCGCAACCCGGCTCGGGATGTCCCTCGAAGAGCTGCAGAGCCTGGCCGGCCACTCTTCATCCCGGGTCGTGTCGCTGGAAAGGGTGATGGAGGAGAAGAGCGCCGAGGGCGCCAGCCCCTGGGAGGCCAGCGATCCGGACGAGTTCGCGGACCCGGCAGCCGCCGCCGACCGCAAGGCAGCGATGATGCTCCTGAACGGCGCCGTCACCAACCTCTCTCACAGGGACCGCGCCATCGTCCAGCTCCGGTACGGCCGCGGTATGGCCTTTCATGAGATCGGCCAGCTCATGGGCCTGTCGGAGTCGCGCGTCTGCCAGCTCCACAAGCGGATCCTGGCGAGCCTTAGGCACAGACTCGCGAGGGAAATGGATCTAGCCGCCTGA
- a CDS encoding phosphatase PAP2 family protein: protein MQVSSANLRQALSSRYAREPLLILLAYVPYFLARGHAVSHAETAFENSYDVIRLERSLGLFRELSVQSAALSYEALVHAFNLIYFYGHWPVIIAIGLYLFIRHPRVYAITRNAFLLSGAVALLLYALFPVAPPRLTPGFIDTLSMTVPVSFDQSRLVNPYAAIPSLHVGWDVLIALGLFVATRRWPVRTIALTLPPLMLVATVVTGNHFFVDGIAGALLALAAFALAAALHRRWPRVRARPVA, encoded by the coding sequence GTGCAGGTCAGTAGCGCCAACCTACGCCAGGCCCTGTCCTCGCGCTACGCACGGGAGCCACTGCTCATCCTCCTGGCCTACGTCCCCTACTTCCTCGCGCGGGGCCATGCCGTCAGCCACGCCGAAACGGCGTTCGAGAATAGTTACGACGTCATTCGTCTGGAGCGGAGCCTCGGCCTCTTCAGAGAGCTCTCGGTCCAGAGCGCCGCCCTCTCCTACGAGGCCCTGGTGCACGCTTTCAACCTGATCTACTTCTACGGCCACTGGCCCGTGATCATCGCCATCGGCCTGTACCTGTTCATACGCCACCCTCGCGTGTACGCGATCACGCGGAACGCGTTCCTGCTCTCCGGGGCGGTGGCGCTGCTGCTCTACGCCCTTTTCCCCGTCGCCCCGCCGCGCCTGACGCCGGGGTTCATCGATACGCTGAGCATGACCGTGCCGGTCTCCTTCGACCAGTCGCGCCTGGTGAATCCCTACGCTGCCATCCCGAGCCTGCACGTCGGTTGGGACGTGCTCATCGCGCTCGGGCTCTTCGTCGCGACCAGGCGCTGGCCGGTGCGGACGATTGCCCTGACTCTGCCGCCGTTGATGCTGGTGGCAACGGTGGTCACCGGCAACCACTTCTTCGTCGACGGCATCGCGGGCGCGCTGCTGGCGCTGGCGGCGTTCGCGCTGGCAGCGGCCCTCCACCGGCGCTGGCCCCGCGTCCGGGCACGCCCCGTGGCCTGA
- the accC gene encoding acetyl-CoA carboxylase biotin carboxylase subunit, translating into MFKKLLVANRGEIAVRVVRACRELGVTSVAVYSEADRGALHARLADEAYCIGPGPVGESYLNAAKIVETAKACGAEAIHPGYGFLSERAEFARACADAGIVFVGPTPEAMAMLGDKVEARRIARAAGAPTVPGTEGVVSPEEAKGAADSIGYPVLIKAAAGGGGRGIRLVPDEASMEGAVRVAAAEAQSAFGDPSLYVEKYLDPVRHVEIQVIADRHGNAVHLGERECSVQRRNQKLIEESPSTALTPELRARMGAAAVAIAKRAGYENAGTVEFLVDSEGNFYFIEVNARLQVEHPVTEMVTGIDLVQIQLRVAAGEPLGLRQEDIQPRGWAIECRITAEDPFQNFTPGVGTVEFVSEPSGPGIRVDSSLFTGLVIPEYYDSMLSKIIAWGADRDEAVRRLRRALEEYVILGPRTTIPFHLQLIDHPDFRSGAIYTRFLDEKFTMAPPPRGEGEDLALLVAAALAHERRQNGARSNGAASGERQAVSGWRVAGRMSALSESTGGHLWRSII; encoded by the coding sequence TTGTTCAAAAAGCTACTCGTCGCGAACCGCGGCGAGATCGCCGTCCGGGTGGTGCGCGCCTGCCGCGAACTCGGCGTCACTTCCGTCGCCGTCTACTCGGAGGCGGACCGCGGCGCCCTCCACGCGCGCCTGGCCGATGAGGCTTACTGCATCGGCCCCGGGCCTGTCGGCGAGAGCTACTTGAACGCCGCCAAGATCGTCGAAACGGCGAAGGCCTGCGGCGCTGAGGCGATCCACCCTGGCTACGGTTTCCTGTCTGAGCGCGCTGAGTTCGCCCGGGCCTGCGCAGACGCCGGCATCGTCTTCGTCGGCCCTACGCCCGAAGCCATGGCGATGCTCGGCGACAAGGTGGAAGCGCGGCGCATCGCGCGGGCGGCCGGCGCGCCCACGGTGCCGGGGACGGAGGGTGTGGTCTCCCCGGAGGAGGCGAAAGGCGCCGCCGACAGCATCGGCTACCCGGTGCTGATCAAGGCGGCGGCTGGCGGCGGGGGCCGCGGCATACGGCTCGTGCCGGACGAAGCTTCCATGGAAGGTGCGGTCCGGGTCGCCGCGGCGGAAGCGCAGAGCGCGTTTGGTGACCCATCCCTGTATGTCGAGAAGTACCTGGACCCCGTGCGGCACGTCGAAATCCAGGTGATCGCCGACAGGCACGGCAACGCTGTCCACCTCGGCGAGCGCGAGTGCTCGGTCCAGCGCCGCAACCAGAAGCTGATCGAGGAGTCGCCCTCGACGGCGCTCACGCCGGAGCTGCGTGCGCGGATGGGCGCGGCCGCGGTCGCGATCGCGAAGCGCGCCGGGTACGAGAACGCCGGCACGGTCGAGTTCCTGGTCGACAGTGAGGGCAACTTCTACTTCATCGAGGTCAATGCCCGCCTCCAGGTCGAGCACCCGGTGACCGAGATGGTCACGGGGATTGACCTCGTGCAGATCCAACTGCGGGTCGCGGCGGGCGAACCGCTGGGCTTGCGCCAGGAAGACATCCAGCCGCGCGGCTGGGCCATCGAGTGCCGGATCACGGCCGAGGACCCGTTCCAGAATTTCACGCCGGGGGTTGGCACCGTCGAATTCGTGAGCGAGCCGTCCGGGCCGGGTATCCGCGTGGACAGCTCTCTGTTCACGGGCCTCGTAATCCCCGAGTACTACGACTCGATGCTGTCGAAGATCATCGCCTGGGGGGCGGACCGTGACGAGGCGGTCCGGCGGCTGCGCCGGGCCCTCGAGGAATACGTGATCCTCGGGCCAAGGACTACCATCCCCTTCCATCTGCAGCTCATTGACCACCCCGACTTCCGTTCCGGGGCCATTTATACGCGCTTCCTGGACGAGAAGTTCACGATGGCGCCGCCGCCGCGGGGCGAGGGCGAGGACCTGGCGCTCCTCGTCGCGGCGGCGCTGGCCCACGAAAGGCGCCAGAACGGCGCGCGGTCCAACGGCGCCGCGTCTGGCGAACGGCAGGCCGTCAGCGGCTGGCGCGTGGCCGGGCGCATGAGCGCGCTGTCCGAGAGCACCGGAGGCCACCTCTGGCGAAGCATTATTTGA
- the thrS gene encoding threonine--tRNA ligase, whose translation MVMPVDEKLRGMDERLYRMRHSCAHVMAEAVLEMFPGAKLAIGPPIENGFYYDFDLPRPLTPEDLVEIERRMRASIEADKPFVRSTEPRDEALRELADQPYKKEIIEGLGDQEISFYQHGDFKDLCEGPHVESTGKIGAFKLLNVAGAYWRGDEKRPMLQRIYGACFATQEELDRYLHNLEEARRRDHRVLGRELDLFSFHEEYGPGLVYWHPKGGRVRTIIEDFWRQEHYRAGYDIVYTPHIGRSTLWETSGHLDFYNENMYSPMDVDEQDYYIKPMNCPFHIQIYKSGIRSYRELPLRFAELGTVYRYERSGVLHGLARVRGFTQDDAHIFCRPDQVEAEVSRTLDFVLFVLRTFGFKEFQVAVATKPEKAVGREDDWRMATDALRRAVSAAGLQYDIDEGGGAFYGPKIDLHIKDALGRAWQCSTIQFDFNLPERFDISFIGEDGTRQRPYMVHRALLGSIERFFGVLIEHYGGAFPLWLAPVQAKLIPIADRHIDYCERVADDLRAEGLRVEVDARNERMQAKIRDAQLQKVPYMLIAGDRDVTAGAVSVRTRAGDDLGAMPVFQVIDRLKDEVVTGMNPEEAISG comes from the coding sequence ATGGTCATGCCTGTCGATGAAAAGCTGCGTGGTATGGACGAGCGGCTCTACCGCATGCGCCACTCCTGCGCCCACGTGATGGCCGAGGCAGTCCTGGAAATGTTCCCTGGCGCCAAGCTCGCTATCGGCCCGCCGATCGAGAACGGCTTCTACTACGACTTCGACCTGCCGCGCCCGCTGACGCCGGAGGACCTCGTGGAGATCGAGCGGCGCATGCGGGCCAGCATCGAGGCCGACAAGCCCTTCGTGCGCTCGACGGAGCCGCGTGACGAGGCCCTGCGCGAGCTGGCGGACCAGCCCTACAAGAAGGAGATCATCGAGGGCCTGGGCGACCAGGAGATCAGCTTCTATCAGCACGGCGACTTCAAGGACCTGTGCGAAGGCCCGCACGTGGAGAGCACGGGGAAAATCGGGGCATTCAAGCTGCTGAACGTCGCGGGCGCCTACTGGCGCGGCGACGAGAAGCGCCCGATGCTGCAGCGGATCTACGGCGCCTGCTTCGCCACCCAGGAAGAGCTGGACCGGTATCTGCACAACCTGGAAGAGGCCCGCCGCCGGGACCACCGCGTCCTCGGGCGCGAACTGGACCTGTTCTCCTTCCACGAGGAGTACGGTCCGGGACTGGTGTACTGGCACCCGAAGGGCGGCCGCGTGCGCACGATCATCGAGGACTTCTGGCGCCAGGAGCACTACCGCGCCGGCTACGACATCGTGTACACGCCGCACATCGGGCGCTCGACGCTCTGGGAGACCAGCGGCCACCTGGACTTCTATAACGAGAACATGTACTCGCCGATGGACGTGGACGAGCAGGACTACTACATCAAACCGATGAACTGCCCCTTCCACATCCAGATCTACAAGAGCGGTATCCGCAGCTATCGCGAGCTGCCGCTGCGCTTCGCAGAGCTCGGCACCGTGTACCGATACGAGCGCTCCGGCGTCCTGCACGGCCTCGCGCGCGTGCGCGGGTTCACGCAGGACGACGCGCACATCTTCTGCCGGCCGGACCAGGTGGAGGCGGAGGTCTCGCGCACGCTCGACTTCGTCCTGTTCGTCCTGCGTACTTTCGGCTTCAAGGAGTTCCAGGTGGCGGTGGCGACGAAGCCCGAGAAGGCCGTCGGCCGCGAGGACGACTGGCGCATGGCTACGGACGCGCTTCGCCGGGCAGTGAGCGCCGCCGGCCTGCAGTACGACATCGACGAAGGGGGCGGCGCCTTCTACGGGCCCAAGATCGACCTGCACATCAAGGATGCGCTCGGCCGCGCCTGGCAGTGCTCCACGATCCAGTTCGACTTCAACCTGCCAGAGCGCTTCGACATCTCGTTCATCGGTGAGGATGGCACGCGGCAGCGGCCCTACATGGTGCACCGGGCGCTGCTCGGCTCCATCGAGCGCTTCTTCGGAGTCCTGATCGAGCACTACGGCGGCGCCTTTCCGCTGTGGCTCGCGCCGGTGCAGGCGAAGCTCATCCCGATCGCCGACCGCCACATCGACTATTGCGAGCGAGTGGCGGACGACCTGCGGGCCGAGGGCCTGCGCGTGGAGGTGGACGCCCGCAACGAGCGCATGCAGGCGAAGATCCGCGACGCCCAGCTGCAGAAGGTGCCCTACATGCTCATCGCCGGCGACCGGGATGTCACGGCCGGAGCGGTCTCCGTGCGCACTCGCGCCGGCGACGACCTCGGCGCGATGCCGGTCTTCCAGGTAATCGACCGCCTGAAGGATGAGGTGGTGACCGGCATGAACCCCGAGGAGGCGATCAGCGGTTAA